Proteins encoded together in one Homo sapiens chromosome 19 genomic scaffold, GRCh38.p14 alternate locus group ALT_REF_LOCI_15 HSCHR19KIR_GRC212_AB_HAP_CTG3_1 window:
- the KIR2DS1 gene encoding killer cell immunoglobulin-like receptor 2DS1 precursor, whose translation MSLTVVSMACVGFFLLQGAWPHEGVHRKPSLLAHPGRLVKSEETVILQCWSDVMFEHFLLHREGMFNDTLRLIGEHHDGVSKANFSISRMKQDLAGTYRCYGSVTHSPYQLSAPSDPLDIVIIGLYEKPSLSAQPGPTVLAGENVTLSCSSRSSYDMYHLSREGEAHERRLPAGTKVNGTFQANFPLGPATHGGTYRCFGSFRDSPYEWSKSSDPLLVSVTGNPSNSWPSPTEPSSETGNPRHLHVLIGTSVVKIPFTILLFFLLHRWCSDKKNAAVMDQEPAGNRTVNSEDSDEQDHQEVSYA comes from the exons GAGTCCACAGAAAACCTTCCCTCCTGGCCCACCCAGGTCGCCTGGTGAAATCAGAAGAGACAGTCATCCTGCAATGTTGGTCAGATGTCATGTTTGAACACTTCCTTCTGCACAGAGAGGGGATGTTTAACGACACTTTGCGCCTCATTGGAGAACACCATGATGGGGTCTCCAAGGCCAACTTCTCCATCAGTCGCATGAAGCAAGACCTGGCAGGGACCTACAGATGCTACGGTTCTGTTACTCACTCCCCCTATCAGTTGTCAGCTCCCAGTGACCCTCTGGACATCGTGATCATAG GTCTATATGAGAAACCTTCTCTCTCAGCCCAGCCGGGCCCCACGGTTCTGGCAGGAGAGAATGTGACCTTGTCCTGCAGCTCCCGGAGCTCCTATGACATGTACCATCTATCCAGGGAAGGGGAGGCCCATGAACGTAGGCTCCCTGCAGGGACCAAGGTCAACGGAACATTCCAGGCCAACTTTCCTCTGGGCCCTGCCACCCATGGAGGGACCTACAGATGCTTCGGCTCTTTCCGTGACTCTCCATACGAGTGGTCAAAGTCAAGTGACCCACTGCTTGTTTCTGTCACAG GAAACCCTTCAAATAGTTGGCCTTCACCCACTGAACCAAGCTCCGAAACCG GTAACCCCAGACACCTACATGTTCTGATTGGGACCTCAGTGGTCAAAATCCCTTTCAccatcctcctcttctttctccttcatcgCTGGTGCTCCGACAAAAAAA ATGCTGCTGTAATGGACCAAGAGCCTGCAGGGAACAGAACAGTGAACAGCGAG GATTCTGATGAACAAGACCATCAGGAGGTGTCATACGCATAA
- the KIR3DL2 gene encoding killer cell immunoglobulin-like receptor 3DL2 isoform 2 precursor (isoform 2 precursor is encoded by transcript variant 2; The RefSeq protein has 2 substitutions compared to this genomic sequence) produces MSLTVVSMACVGFFLLQGAWPLMGGQDKPFLSARPSTVVPRGGHVALQCHYRRGFNNFMLYKEDRSHVPIFHGRIFQESFIMGPVTPAHAGTYRCRGSRPHSLTGWSAPSNPLVIMVTGNHRKPSLLAHPGPLLKSGETVILQCWSDVMFEHFFLHREGISEDPSRLVGQIHDGVSKANFSIGPLMPVLAGTYRCYGSVPHSPYQLSAPSDPLDIVITGLYEKPSLSAQPGPTVQAGENVTLSCSSWSSYDIYHLSREGEAHERRLRAVPKVNRTFQADFPLGPATHGGTYRCFGSFRALPCVWSNSSDPLLVSVTGICRHLHVLIGTSVVIFLFILLLFFLLYRWCSNKKNAAVMDQEPAGDRTVNRQDSDEQDPQEVTYAQLDHCVFIQRKISRPSQRPKTPLTDTSVYTELPNAEPRSKVVSCPRAPQSGLEGVF; encoded by the exons ATGTCGCTCACTGTCGTCAGCATGGCGTGCGTTG GGTTCTTCTTGCTGCAGGGGGCCTGGCCACTCATGG GTGGTCAGGACAAACCCTTCCTGTCTGCCCGGCCCAGCACTGTGGTGCCTCGAGGAGGACACGTGGCTCTTCAGTGTCACTATCGTCGTGGGTTTAACAATTTCATGCTGTACAAAGAAGACAGAAGCCACGTTCCCATCTTCCACGGCAGAATATTCCAGGAGAGCTTCATCATGGGCCCTGTGACCCCAGCACATGCAGGGACCTACAGATGTCGGGGTTCACGCCCACACTCCCTCACTGGGTGGTCGACACCCAGCAACCCCCTGGTGATCATGGTCACAG GAAACCACAGAAAACCTTCCctcctggcccacccagggcccCTGCTGAAATCAGGAGAGACAGTCATCCTGCAATGTTGGTCAGATGTCATGTTTGAGCACTTCTTTCTGCACAGAGAGGGGATCTCTGAGGACCCCTCACGCCTCGTTGGACAGATCCATGATGGGGTCTCCAAGGCCAACTTCTCCATCGGTCCCTTGATGCCTGTCCTTGCAGGAACCTACAGATGTTATGGTTCTGTTCCTCACTCCCCCTATCAGTTGTCAGCTCCCAGTGACCCCCTGGACATCGTGATCACAG GTCTATATGAGAAACCTTCTCTCTCAGCCCAGCCGGGCCCCACGGTTCAGGCAGGAGAGAACGTGACCTTGTCCTGTAGCTCCTGGAGCTCCTATGACATCTACCATCTGTCCAGGGAAGGGGAGGCCCATGAACGTAGGCTCCGTGCAGTGCCCAAGGTCAacagaacattccaggcagactTTCCTCTGGGCCCTGCCACCCACGGAGGGACCTACAGATGCTTCGGCTCTTTCCGTGCCCTGCCCTGCGTGTGGTCAAACTCAAGTGACCCACTGCTTGTTTCTGTCACAG GTATCTGCAGACACCTGCATGTTCTGATTGGGACCTCAGTGGTCAtcttcctcttcatcctcctcctcttctttctcctttatcgCTGGTGCTCCAACAAAAAGA ATGCTGCTGTAATGGACCAAGAGCCTGCGGGGGACAGAACAGTGAATAGGCAG GACTCTGATGAACAAGACCCTCAGGAGGTGATGTACGCACAGTTGGATCACTGCGTTTTCATACAGAGAAAAATCAGTCGCCCTTCTCAGAGGCCCAAGACACCCCTAACAGATACCAGCGTGTACACGGAACTTCCAAATGCTGAGCCCAGATCCAAAGTTGTCTCCTGCCCACGAGCACCACAGTCAGGTCTTGAGGGGGTTTTCTAG
- the KIR3DL2 gene encoding killer cell immunoglobulin-like receptor 3DL2 isoform X1: MSLTVVSMACVGFFLLQGAWPLMGGQDKPFLSARPSTVVPRGGHVALQCHYRRGFNNFMLYKEDRSHVPIFHGRIFQESFIMGPVTPAHAGTYRCRGSRPHSLTGWSTPSNPLVIMVTGNHRKPSLLAHPGPLLKSGETVILQCWSDVMFEHFFLHREGISEDPSRLVGQIHDGVSKANFSIGPLMPVLAGTYRCYGSVPHSPYQLSAPSDPLDIVITGLYEKPSLSAQPGPTVQAGENVTLSCSSWSSYDIYHLSREGEAHERRLRAVPKVNRTFQADFPLGPATHGGTYRCFGSFRALPCVWSNSSDPLLVSVTDAAVMDQEPAGDRTVNRQDSDEQDPQEVMYAQLDHCVFIQRKISRPSQRPKTPLTDTSVYTELPNAEPRSKVVSCPRAPQSGLEGVF; this comes from the exons ATGTCGCTCACTGTCGTCAGCATGGCGTGCGTTG GGTTCTTCTTGCTGCAGGGGGCCTGGCCACTCATGG GTGGTCAGGACAAACCCTTCCTGTCTGCCCGGCCCAGCACTGTGGTGCCTCGAGGAGGACACGTGGCTCTTCAGTGTCACTATCGTCGTGGGTTTAACAATTTCATGCTGTACAAAGAAGACAGAAGCCACGTTCCCATCTTCCACGGCAGAATATTCCAGGAGAGCTTCATCATGGGCCCTGTGACCCCAGCACATGCAGGGACCTACAGATGTCGGGGTTCACGCCCACACTCCCTCACTGGGTGGTCGACACCCAGCAACCCCCTGGTGATCATGGTCACAG GAAACCACAGAAAACCTTCCctcctggcccacccagggcccCTGCTGAAATCAGGAGAGACAGTCATCCTGCAATGTTGGTCAGATGTCATGTTTGAGCACTTCTTTCTGCACAGAGAGGGGATCTCTGAGGACCCCTCACGCCTCGTTGGACAGATCCATGATGGGGTCTCCAAGGCCAACTTCTCCATCGGTCCCTTGATGCCTGTCCTTGCAGGAACCTACAGATGTTATGGTTCTGTTCCTCACTCCCCCTATCAGTTGTCAGCTCCCAGTGACCCCCTGGACATCGTGATCACAG GTCTATATGAGAAACCTTCTCTCTCAGCCCAGCCGGGCCCCACGGTTCAGGCAGGAGAGAACGTGACCTTGTCCTGTAGCTCCTGGAGCTCCTATGACATCTACCATCTGTCCAGGGAAGGGGAGGCCCATGAACGTAGGCTCCGTGCAGTGCCCAAGGTCAacagaacattccaggcagactTTCCTCTGGGCCCTGCCACCCACGGAGGGACCTACAGATGCTTCGGCTCTTTCCGTGCCCTGCCCTGCGTGTGGTCAAACTCAAGTGACCCACTGCTTGTTTCTGTCACAG ATGCTGCTGTAATGGACCAAGAGCCTGCGGGGGACAGAACAGTGAATAGGCAG GACTCTGATGAACAAGACCCTCAGGAGGTGATGTACGCACAGTTGGATCACTGCGTTTTCATACAGAGAAAAATCAGTCGCCCTTCTCAGAGGCCCAAGACACCCCTAACAGATACCAGCGTGTACACGGAACTTCCAAATGCTGAGCCCAGATCCAAAGTTGTCTCCTGCCCACGAGCACCACAGTCAGGTCTTGAGGGGGTTTTCTAG
- the KIR3DL2 gene encoding killer cell immunoglobulin-like receptor 3DL2 isoform 1 precursor (isoform 1 precursor is encoded by transcript variant 1; The RefSeq protein has 2 substitutions compared to this genomic sequence) — MSLTVVSMACVGFFLLQGAWPLMGGQDKPFLSARPSTVVPRGGHVALQCHYRRGFNNFMLYKEDRSHVPIFHGRIFQESFIMGPVTPAHAGTYRCRGSRPHSLTGWSAPSNPLVIMVTGNHRKPSLLAHPGPLLKSGETVILQCWSDVMFEHFFLHREGISEDPSRLVGQIHDGVSKANFSIGPLMPVLAGTYRCYGSVPHSPYQLSAPSDPLDIVITGLYEKPSLSAQPGPTVQAGENVTLSCSSWSSYDIYHLSREGEAHERRLRAVPKVNRTFQADFPLGPATHGGTYRCFGSFRALPCVWSNSSDPLLVSVTGNPSSSWPSPTEPSSKSGICRHLHVLIGTSVVIFLFILLLFFLLYRWCSNKKNAAVMDQEPAGDRTVNRQDSDEQDPQEVTYAQLDHCVFIQRKISRPSQRPKTPLTDTSVYTELPNAEPRSKVVSCPRAPQSGLEGVF; from the exons ATGTCGCTCACTGTCGTCAGCATGGCGTGCGTTG GGTTCTTCTTGCTGCAGGGGGCCTGGCCACTCATGG GTGGTCAGGACAAACCCTTCCTGTCTGCCCGGCCCAGCACTGTGGTGCCTCGAGGAGGACACGTGGCTCTTCAGTGTCACTATCGTCGTGGGTTTAACAATTTCATGCTGTACAAAGAAGACAGAAGCCACGTTCCCATCTTCCACGGCAGAATATTCCAGGAGAGCTTCATCATGGGCCCTGTGACCCCAGCACATGCAGGGACCTACAGATGTCGGGGTTCACGCCCACACTCCCTCACTGGGTGGTCGACACCCAGCAACCCCCTGGTGATCATGGTCACAG GAAACCACAGAAAACCTTCCctcctggcccacccagggcccCTGCTGAAATCAGGAGAGACAGTCATCCTGCAATGTTGGTCAGATGTCATGTTTGAGCACTTCTTTCTGCACAGAGAGGGGATCTCTGAGGACCCCTCACGCCTCGTTGGACAGATCCATGATGGGGTCTCCAAGGCCAACTTCTCCATCGGTCCCTTGATGCCTGTCCTTGCAGGAACCTACAGATGTTATGGTTCTGTTCCTCACTCCCCCTATCAGTTGTCAGCTCCCAGTGACCCCCTGGACATCGTGATCACAG GTCTATATGAGAAACCTTCTCTCTCAGCCCAGCCGGGCCCCACGGTTCAGGCAGGAGAGAACGTGACCTTGTCCTGTAGCTCCTGGAGCTCCTATGACATCTACCATCTGTCCAGGGAAGGGGAGGCCCATGAACGTAGGCTCCGTGCAGTGCCCAAGGTCAacagaacattccaggcagactTTCCTCTGGGCCCTGCCACCCACGGAGGGACCTACAGATGCTTCGGCTCTTTCCGTGCCCTGCCCTGCGTGTGGTCAAACTCAAGTGACCCACTGCTTGTTTCTGTCACAG GAAACCCTTCAAGTAGTTGGCCTTCACCCACAGAACCAAGCTCCAAATCTG GTATCTGCAGACACCTGCATGTTCTGATTGGGACCTCAGTGGTCAtcttcctcttcatcctcctcctcttctttctcctttatcgCTGGTGCTCCAACAAAAAGA ATGCTGCTGTAATGGACCAAGAGCCTGCGGGGGACAGAACAGTGAATAGGCAG GACTCTGATGAACAAGACCCTCAGGAGGTGATGTACGCACAGTTGGATCACTGCGTTTTCATACAGAGAAAAATCAGTCGCCCTTCTCAGAGGCCCAAGACACCCCTAACAGATACCAGCGTGTACACGGAACTTCCAAATGCTGAGCCCAGATCCAAAGTTGTCTCCTGCCCACGAGCACCACAGTCAGGTCTTGAGGGGGTTTTCTAG